The window ATAttgaagtacatttttaaagcattctgaagcataaaaatggctaaatgaagtcaaatacgaACATAAGGCAGGATGCATTCAAATAACAGACACAAACGCCAGAcatgatcgccggaacaacaggcttttactgcaggtttcaattatgtcacaacaggcTCAATtagccctaataaaaatccctaataaaaacacgcgctactgttgctgcagtaaccaacgccaagctgaaactcaaccctgaacccccaacgtcacttcctgtctgcccgccaaTCAGCTCATAATACCCGGTTCGGGAAGTGAGGTTTGACAGCAACACTCACTCCTCCTGTCCTGTTGTGTTTAGTATTTTATGGGTCACATCAGACACTGGCAATTCCGCAGCATCTCTGCGTAAAAGCTTGCTTGGTGACATACCTTCTGATGAAATGTTTCTCATTGCAGATGTTCTTATAGTCGTTTGAGTTCTCCGCTATGGCTGGAATGTTCATAACAGAGCTCACAAAGGTCTCCGCTTTCTGGCGGAGGAAGTTGAGCAGGTCACCCAGGCTGCAGTACTCCGTGATCACAAGCACAGGTCCTGGGGAGTGGCACAGGTATGTTACAAACATACCGTACAGGTACGTGGGGATATGATTTAACAGCGTGTTACCTCCAAAGGTGCAGGCTCCTAGTAGGTTGACAATGTTCTGGTGGTGTCCCAAGTGACTCAGGATCTTCAGCTCTGACATGAGTGCTTCCCTCTCATCGGAATGCGCGCTAGCTTCAAAACAAAGCGCAACAGTACGTCATCATTCTCATCACATGAAAatgctttttgcatttttttgccagTTGCTTCAGGGGACTGCATTCATCAAATGATCTGGAACAACTCCAACCTTTTAACATTTTCACCGCCACACGCATGACATTTTCTTCCTCCCCCAGACCGTAGGCTGTGGCCTCCACCACTTTTCCAAAAGCTCCAGCACCCAAAATCTTGCCTGTTTGGACAGAATGTGCAAAGTTGACCTTACCTTTGCTATTTACCTTGTTATCTTTGCAAGGCGATTGTTACGACACAGCACTTGTATTTGATGTCACTATTTTGTGCAGTTGTACCTCATGCGTACGGTTTGACTGCTGAATTCCTTACGGGGTTTTTAATGGATGATATGATCGAAAAGATGCTACAAACCCAGCTTGAGCTTGTCTCGTGGGAACTCCCATTTATCATTGTATGGCAGCTGCGTGGGGTCAATGAAGGTGTAGTTGTTTCCATCTCTCGCCTCAATGATCTTCCATCGGATCTCATACCTGGGTTTCTGGTCAAGGTAGGGAGGAGACAGCGGTTCTAATCCAATacgtattttgtgttcagacgATCATGCCGTCAACGGATCTCTACCTGCTTATATTTGTAGAAAAGAAACACCAAAAGCACGAGGAGGATGGATAGAATGCCTGCGGATCCAGTCAAGGTGGAAGTGAAGAGTTTGTCTACAAAACCAAAGAAAATTCAGTTTTAACCTCTTTGAAAATGTGCTTCGGTTTGCATTAGAGTACACCCATAACATCACCAGCAGATAAGCTTCAAAGTGAGCGGCTGACTAAGACAAAGTGTCATGCAGAACATTCAATTTGGTTAAGGTCACATCCAAGTGACTcagcaaaatgaattaaaaataaaaagcacacaagcTGTGATCACAAGCTCAGAACAATTCAACATTCACCAGAAACTTCCATGGAGAACGTGTCGCTGCCAACTCCGACGAGGTTAAAGGCCACACACTCGACCGTCATCCTCTGACTGGATGGTCCTACGGTCAGGACGCTCTCCACCTCCACGGCCCCGTACTCCTCCCTCTGGACCTCCACTGTCTGAGCTTGCAAGGGGGTGGCCATTTGCATCCCTGTATTGCTTTCATTGCACCTGCCCCATTACAACATGTACACGGTTAAATTACTCCACCCACCTTTGTGACAACTTTTCGTGAGAACTTAGTAGGATTTTATCGGAAAATAAAACTGGAATATTTTGGGAATTCTTGAAAAATCTCTCTGGAAGGGCCAGCGGTAGTTGTCCACACAGACGACTTCTGTGCAGCCGGCGTGGGATCGGTTCTTAATGCCCTTTCAACGACCAGTGACATGGCCatccaaagccagctgggataggctccagccacCAACAAAACAAGCAGCATGCAAATGAAGGGatgtttgttatttacttttttttagcctattttccccatttttttacacaaatattttatataaatacagtcatggaaaaaatgacaacgccgtccttgtttcttcagtttcccATCATCATTGTATTTggccaaacaaatgtgcctttagtcTATCTTCTAACCAATTTCTAGCACATTatactgccaaaaatgtaactcttatgagctatttttggtGCCATTGTTATATTCgtccaaacaaacgtacctttagtcttatcaggcattaaaatgaacaagaaactgaagaaacaagggtggtctaatcattttttcaatgACTGTATGTCCATACATACACAGTATtgcttaacattgttttcacgtaaaaaaaaaatcctcatttCCAAGGAGTGGCGGCTTTTACTGAGCCGTGGCGCCCCGCCACAACCCATTACATGCAGCAGAAACCCTGGCTacgtcatgtcggacatgccatggctgactccatgcagtgttaagctaatgtaatgtaaggtaatgtctcttcaatgtaacattactgacgccttgtgactagaatacaacatatgacttgtttttgactaataataggccatagtcaaccacaaaacatttattaaataatacatttttgaaaaccgcgatagagcgagggagcaatgttcgaagCATGAtctagcgagggacgactgtatttattttgatattatggAACATTTGGGtggttttttttactatttattttcatttttgctgtgtgttttgtcgcatttttgctggGACTTTTGCTTGATAGCAAAACATGGCAAAGAGGTCATCTGTGAAGTAATTAATCAAGATAGGTTGTTCACATACTCTTGATATTCATTGTTTTATAGTTGAAAATAACCCAAATTGAAATTTACAATTAAAAACCCCAAAATATTTTGGTCGCCCTGCATAACCCTCAAGTGGGAAATGAAGAGTCAGCACCGCATTTTTCTTTGACTACGTACTCCATCtctgtatttttaatgttatttttcatttggATTGTACAAAGTCACTTAACAGCCCCGTGATCATACTGTGAAAAGTTTTATAGTTCATATGTCATATTGTATTCTGGGTGTTTTgttcagtaaaataaaaaactgtaattagaaattacatttttcaaaatagtcTTGTCATTTTATCCATTTGAACACGTTTAGCATGCAACAGAGGTGTGGAGACTTGAGTCCCAATTTCAGTGACTTTGGATCCGACCTGACAATATCATCCAAGaattgcaactcgacttggacttcgACATCAATGACCCGAGATTCAATTCAGACtagaaaatacttgagattttcagtgaatgttttgagcaaaatgtgtccccattcaaagacTTGAACTAACATGATTGttgttgtgtcatttccagcaagacaacatattttcccacagaatctgcctcattgaatgcatctattaacatccAATTACATGTCTGTGCACTGACTCAATCCTGAATGCTACGTCAGCGCTCTTTTTTTGACTCGTCAcgctggtcttattttatttttaaaaaatcaaacaaatttaaagggatagtttggattttttgacatgaagttgtatgacatccccagtgactccccccccccatcGCGGATGAagatcacatacacacaaacggaGAGGCAAATACTACGCCAAGCGATTTCTCAGGTCGATTTTTttcaggaggcatttttatgacgcacatgtattactcttttgaacgcatattgttttgagcagCTCTgaacttaaatgacccagcaactacgcagaactacgttcctcgtcacggaaatccgaccagaactggactcgcgggaccaaatgggggggtaagtcactgttgaaatagtccactgctgatggggatgtcatacaacttcatgtcaaaaaatccaaactatcccttaatagactgttacattgttaaaaaggcattttatttggcaaacacaaaacagacctgactcgacctgtcttgtcttggctcgagacttgagacttgcaaaacgcTGACTTTTTCCCACCTCTGGCATACAGTAATGCAAAACAACCTCCAGATGTTTAAGTTACTCCTAAAAAAAGAGGCCCAAGCATCTTATCTTATCAGGCCCTTATCTTACAGCTAAGATAagactgtaaatactgtaataccaacatttacatacatttatacatacataaatacatatcgATGTAGAGCATGGTCCTCCGGCCACATTTTTTAACCCAACTTGGtccaaaagtgaaaaagtgtgcTAGAAGCAAGCCAAAGGTGCTTTGCCATCATGTCACAACTGACATTTTGAACAATAGCCTACTAAATTCTCATGAGAACACAATGTTCTTTCACATGACAGAGACAGACACTCACGTGGGGCGTATTCCAAAACACTGGTACCAGATGATTCTCGGGGCAGGATAGCCAAAGGATGTGCAAGTCAAAGTGGTCACGTTTTCCCATCGCACCACAGCAACTGGTCTCTCTGGCAGAGTGGTGAAAACAGTGACGATCACCAATGATCACGCTCACGATCGGGACCAGGAAGTTAAAGGATACTTACGATACATCTGGACTTGGAATGTGATGGAGGCGTTGGCCAAGTTGCTCCTGGCATAGAAGGTGTACTGGCCCTGCTCCTGAGTGTTCATTCTCTTGACCTGCAGTGTTGCATGGtatctgatgaaaaaaaacagaaagaggAATGTCATTGTGACTCATTCGGAACTCAGACACTTCCACATCAGTATACCGTAAAACAGAACTTTAAACAGTTTTATTACCTCGGGGACTGTAATTGGCATTAGCTGTTTCTTGCAAACccaataagaacatgaaaagaGACCCAAATTCACCTGTTGTTATATCTGATGAGCTTGTTCTCCTGTGTGGACATGCTGGAAGATGTTGGCGTTTTCCAGCTGTGCTCAACAATTTGTGGGTATGCCTCAATGACCACCGTGAGCTCTAGATCTTCTCCCTCGTTGACCTCGATTGCAAGACCCCTATGGGCCAGCTTTGGGGCCAGCTGGGGCAAAAGTCGGATGTACGGCTTGTCTGCACACAGCACTCCTGGGATTCAGCTTCAACGTTTGAATCATGGCAGGCGTGAGTGTCCCTGCAGCTTACCTACGACCAGCAAGTATGTTGTAGAACTGTTCATGCCAGCTTCGTTAGTGCCGATGCAGGAAATGTTGCCCGTGTCTGCGAGGTCCACAGCAGGGATGGTGAAGATGCTCTGGATGTCCAGTCGGTTTTCACCACTGGAGCGTGCCCTCTCTTCTATGGTGGGTTTCTGAAATAAACAACAGGAATTTGACCACTGTTGTCGAAAGTCAAGAGAACCTTCCAAAATGCTTCCCACTGACTGATTTGGTGGTGTATATCCAGGTGACGTTGTAGTTGAAGTTGGGATTGTGTGTGGTGCAGCGGATCTTCAGCTCCTCCCCAGCGATGCGGATGTATTCATCCATCTCCAAGAAGACATATGGAGGGAAGCGAAGCTCTAGAGCAGGGTGAAGTGATGACATTAGTCAAAAGAAAGGTGCACCTGAAGGTTGAATACAGTTGGTGGTCTCACTCTGGATGACATTGATGGAGAAGGCTCTGGAGGTGCGCTCCACACCGTTGACCTTAGCTGTGCACACATAGTCAGCGTTGAAGCTGGGGTGGAGGCTGTGGATCAGAATACCACGGCGCCGGTAGACGGTGAAGTTCATCCCATGGGGGACCATGGTGCCGTTGTCCATGCGGAGACTCAGGTCTGTGGCGTCCGGGTCAGTCAGAAGGCAGGGTAGCAAGAAAACCTCACCCTCTTTTTTCACCACCCTCAGGGTCATGCTGCTGGTCCAGAACACACGGCTGGGATCTGATGTAGAAAGATCTGAATTATTTACCCACACTATCTTGTCTGGAAGGTTTGGCTTATGCGCCTGAGCTCACCTTTAACATACACGTGAACCGAGGACGTCAGATTACGATGCTGCGGCCCGCCCGTGTAATAACACTTGTAGGTCCCGGTGAATTCGGCCGAGGGATGCTCCACCTTCAATGTGCGGACACGGCCGCCCCCCTTGGACACGTAGCGCCTGTGTTTGGCCAGCCTGGGTTGCCAGTTCACAGGTCCGTCACCCTCACATCTCAAATCCAGAGGGGTGCCAGATTTGACAACCACCTCGGGACCAGACACCACCTTCGAGTTGAACATGATCACGGGATGCCTCAACTCCACTGGGACAGAGAAAGATTTGATATAATTATGCAACTTCCAAAGGCACTTTTAATGAAGTGTTTCGCCATCTCCTGTTTACACCATGACTACGCAGAACTAAGGAGGGTAGCAAACTAGTAATTATAATGCATTTTATAACTAGGTCCTAACTTGAGTTCAGTCTTACGGAGCCCCctagggcagtggttctcaagtgGTGGATCACGGGTCCACTCTGGGTTGGTCGCAGACAGCtaatcaaaaatgacattaaaatttgtaatatacaactgatgtctgacttattttgaagtaaaattaagcaatattaatatttaatatcatCTTCCACCTTGATATGTGTTCATTGCACaagttataagtgaaatatccGCGTTTGTGGTCTTATCTAGTACTATTTCGCTATTGAATATTAATTTAGGAACTATTCatatgcatgcagttatcatgTTCTTCCTCATGTTCTTCTTTGACAAAATGCCTCAATAAATCAATCTAAAatacactttggacatgtaattagaAAATTGCATTTGATTGTGTGATTTAAATGACTTATAAATAAGTTACATTTGAAATACACGGTATCGATTTGTAATCCAAATTGTGGATGTTGAAAACAGAAGCCAGTTTGCTAGCAGTAGTTAGGCTTCTCTGGAGTACGGTGTCCTTTGCGTGACAAAAGGCAGGTCGAGCTGTATTCAAATGATCGATACTGTAATTGTTTATTTTGAATTATCTGTAGACATCCAACATCTTTCTCTCACTCTATGCTCAGTTTCAATCAGGGTTATACAAGTTTGCATGGCAGTGCATTCGAAAGCTTGAAGCAGAACTGAGATTGAACGTTCAGCGTTTTTCTATTCGGCACTTTCCCAGATGATGAATGTCACAGGGACGTGACAATCAGCATTTCGCAGTCTTCCGGTGGATCTCTTTCCTCATCGAAACACGCTAGCCATTCAAACTTCAACTTAACAACAAATGCTATTATGTGCATGAAATTATAATTAGCTGTCCTCTAGCAGCTGagtgtcatatacagtattgtacgtGCTCTTAACGGCTCAATTCTTAAAATGGAATTGGAATTTCTCATCGCCGCAACAGACAGTTTAATTGGGAAGCATCACACAATTAAAGCATGCGCGTCACGGCATTGTATGGCAAGCCATACCTTtctgttatgatggcaattTTCCCCACACAGTCCAGAGcgctttttttaaacttcattctgacctgaacacttcaacagcagtgcaaatccaacaccatatacatgTACTTGTATGTATCTCCGACTCACAAACCCCTCTAGTGCGTTCATCTACGAACATTTTCTCGTCATACTGCTCTACCGCGTGGTGCATTCACAGGCACTCGGAAAATCTAATATCAGCTTTAACATTCGTGTCTGCGTGGTCTAATAAACAgaaagatttggaaaaacaattagtggatattcttatcactcactaacataACTCTTACTACGGAAGTacgatttgctgcatttaagtatgctcggaaatcccataaaatacatgtacactCATGTCACAAATTCCTCTCCAGACaattatgtggtgtctttgaacacaaaccCACATTGTTCATAACAAACGGTTaaagtgattcaaatgttcgTTTTCTAGCTAGACCAGTATTAGGCAAAaatattttcagaaatataGGGTATCTTCTAGCTTTATTTAACActgtacataaaatacaatgaaaatagGCATATTGAACACAGTTAATCATCATTAATTAATATGAAAATTGTGATGAATTTGATTAAAAACTTCAATCATTTGACACTcccaatatatatttttaaatgtgtttaaataaaaaaaaaacacacattaaaaatgtgattttaaatTAAAGTCCTAAAAAGTGTGactcacagaaaaaataaatgaaaaataaacatcacTTATCTTACCTGAAGCAACGGGGACCACAAATCCCAGCAGCAGAGTGAGGAGCGACTGCATCCTGAATCAAATCCAAACGCTGTAGCtggtgtgtaagtgtgtgtgtgtttgtgagtgcaACACAACACTCGTTAGATCTGTGCAGAATACAAGAGAGGATAAAACCACTTCACAAGCAGGCCCGTCTTTAACTTCTCTTTTCTGACTACATAAGACAGatgctttatttttaaaaagggaacACAACCTACAGTTGACAAAGAACTTCTCATGGTGACATTTAATGAAAAAGTCAGTCGAACATCATTAAACTTTGATTTTCTATTTGGAGGCCATGAAAGACGCCAAAGACTGAGGAGGGAATAGGTCAAACGCAATGACCCAAAGGCTAAAACTGCTTAGTTTAGCTTTATACGAGTACTCACCTGTGGGTGTGTTCAGCCTCGCTGATGATATTGATGCTCGTGTCCCTGAATTGAATGTTTAAGCATCAGGAGCAGACCCGAGAGTCTCCTCCTGCCTCCTTCTTCTCCCTGCTGCTTGTTTATGCTACTCAAGCCAACACAGCACATATGACATTTTTCAGGCAGAGTGGAGGGGACTGACTGTGAGTGTGTGGAGGCGGAAAGAAGGCGGTTCAACACATTATCCTCAACTAATTAATGAGGCAGCGCCAATTTGACAAATAAaggcgccgccgccgccgccgctgctgctgctgctgatcgAGAGACGCCTGCAGGCTTGTCCGGTCAGGGGAAGGACAAGAAAATGACTGCAAGGAATCAGATGCAAGAACTATGTGCGCTAATAGACATTTATTGTCAGCCACAAAATGGACatgacagacaaacacacaagttGTGTGTAGCTTTGGTTGCATAGCTTGTGGTTGTTTGAACACAGTGAACACAGTCTAAAGTGGAAGTAACACAGGATGTTTATGAGCACGCACGGTAGCCTTTCTGCAATGTGCTACAATAATCCATACATTCTGTCAAAAAAGAACAGGCACTCATTTGTTTCAGTTTGTGCGAAGGCAGTGATATGCtgtatttattcttgttttttttccacacagtcaCCCCAAGTCGGCTTCAACCACACATCCTCGCTGATAGGCAGAAAACATACATTTCTTTCTGTCTgtattttgctttgctttttcatgTTATTCGTATAGACATTCCTGatgaaaatgttaagaccagtagaaaaattgcaagaatttacattttgcagtgttggatcttaaggaggttcaaagTAGGGAttcaaaatgaagaaatggaaatgaggcaatacattttttgactaagcaatttattgcaaacagtcATGAAAGccaaataggctgttcatcaaagtTTAAGACTCCAGCcattaaaagcccaaatcttgtggattcagtgtcattttctgtcaggtattcacattgtcatgatcacttgatggcaaaggcgacCTTTGAACGCAGGGGGATTGTTgatctgcataagcaaggcttctcacagcgtgccattgttgctgaggttggacgcagtaagacagtcatttgaaacttcttcaaagatcctcagggtaatggaacaaaaaagtccagTGGTCTACCCCAAAAGCAGTGGTCTACACCGGCCAATGTCACCTGATCCTGAGGATCCCACTGGCTggccatcaagacacgggacggtcctcagcccaaatgaaggttgttcctGGTGCCGAGttcagtccaataaccatcagacgacatctgtgagagaaggattttaagaaaaaaaaaagtcactaaaTTACCCATtcggaatttgcacaagagcaccaaacatgggacaatgaaaggtggaagaaagttttattctcttgtgagaaaaaatgtaagcttgatggtcctgatggcttccaacgttactggcatgacaaggagatcccacctgagatgttttccacacagcacagtggagggggcgccatcatgatctttttccttcaatgggacaatggagtttcaggttgtgcaggggcgtcaaacgacgaagggctatgtggagatgttgcagggggcatccctcatggctgaaggccctcgtctgtgtggtaatgactggctttttcaacaggacaatgccgCAGTTCACAAtccccgcctgacaaaggacttcttccagaggaataacctcactcttttggccCATCCtgagtgttcccctgatctaaatccagttgagaacatttggggatgaatggcaagggaagtttacacaaatggacatcagttccagacagtggatgccctctgtgaagccatctggagcaacattcccactagcctcctggaaacactggcatcaaacatgcccaaaACCATTTTTGagatgattaacaagaatggcgcagctgctCATTACTAAGCGCtttattgaacattttatttctattttaggggttttttgctgttgatgttttttagCTACGGTCTTAActttgcttttttgtctcacttctaTTTCTTGTTCTTGCATTTTGacgctctacttagaacccttAAGACCCTTAAGAACcaagagtgcaaaatgtaaattcttcttTTCAACTAGTCTTCTAATTTTGATCGAGAGTGTAATAACACTATGAGGACAA of the Dunckerocampus dactyliophorus isolate RoL2022-P2 chromosome 11, RoL_Ddac_1.1, whole genome shotgun sequence genome contains:
- the LOC129190106 gene encoding macrophage colony-stimulating factor 1 receptor 1-like isoform X1; protein product: MQSLLTLLLGFVVPVASVELRHPVIMFNSKVVSGPEVVVKSGTPLDLRCEGDGPVNWQPRLAKHRRYVSKGGGRVRTLKVEHPSAEFTGTYKCYYTGGPQHRNLTSSVHVYVKDPSRVFWTSSMTLRVVKKEGEVFLLPCLLTDPDATDLSLRMDNGTMVPHGMNFTVYRRRGILIHSLHPSFNADYVCTAKVNGVERTSRAFSINVIQKLRFPPYVFLEMDEYIRIAGEELKIRCTTHNPNFNYNVTWIYTTKSKPTIEERARSSGENRLDIQSIFTIPAVDLADTGNISCIGTNEAGMNSSTTYLLVVDKPYIRLLPQLAPKLAHRGLAIEVNEGEDLELTVVIEAYPQIVEHSWKTPTSSSMSTQENKLIRYNNRYHATLQVKRMNTQEQGQYTFYARSNLANASITFQVQMYQRPVAVVRWENVTTLTCTSFGYPAPRIIWYQCFGIRPTCNESNTGMQMATPLQAQTVEVQREEYGAVEVESVLTVGPSSQRMTVECVAFNLVGVGSDTFSMEVSDKLFTSTLTGSAGILSILLVLLVFLFYKYKQKPRYEIRWKIIEARDGNNYTFIDPTQLPYNDKWEFPRDKLKLGKILGAGAFGKVVEATAYGLGEEENVMRVAVKMLKASAHSDEREALMSELKILSHLGHHQNIVNLLGACTFGGPVLVITEYCSLGDLLNFLRQKAETFVSSVMNIPAIAENSNDYKNICNEKHFIRSDSGISSASSSSYLEMRPCQLPNNQPLLDSVCEETGEWPLDMDDLLRFSYQVAQGLDFLAAKNCIHRDVAARNVLLTNHRIAKICDFGLARDIMNDSNYVVKGNARLPVKWMAPESIFDCVYTVQSDVWSYGILLWEIFSLGKSPYPSVAVDSRFYKMVKRGYQMCQPDFAPPEIYTVMKMCWHLEPTERPNFSKISHMIQQLLGEQTEQGQLIYQNVQQGQVTEGEECDEPKCCDDPFDQSCDPAEEVEQPLMKTNNYQFC
- the LOC129190106 gene encoding macrophage colony-stimulating factor 1 receptor 1-like isoform X4; protein product: MQSLLTLLLGFVVPVASVELRHPVIMFNSKVVSGPEVVVKSGTPLDLRCEGDGPVNWQPRLAKHRRYVSKGGGRVRTLKVEHPSAEFTGTYKCYYTGGPQHRNLTSSVHVYVKDPSRVFWTSSMTLRVVKKEGEVFLLPCLLTDPDATDLSLRMDNGTMVPHGMNFTVYRRRGILIHSLHPSFNADYVCTAKVNGVERTSRAFSINVIQKLRFPPYVFLEMDEYIRIAGEELKIRCTTHNPNFNYNVTWIYTTKSKPTIEERARSSGENRLDIQSIFTIPAVDLADTGNISCIGTNEAGMNSSTTYLLVVDKPYIRLLPQLAPKLAHRGLAIEVNEGEDLELTVVIEAYPQIVEHSWKTPTSSSMSTQENKLIRYNNRYHATLQVKRMNTQEQGQYTFYARSNLANASITFQVQMYQRPVAVVRWENVTTLTCTSFGYPAPRIIWYQCFGIRPTCNESNTGMQMATPLQAQTVEVQREEYGAVEVESVLTVGPSSQRMTVECVAFNLVGVGSDTFSMEVSDKLFTSTLTGSAGILSILLVLLVFLFYKYKQKPRYEIRWKIIEARDGNNYTFIDPTQLPYNDKWEFPRDKLKLGKILGAGAFGKVVEATAYGLGEEENVMRVAVKMLKASAHSDEREALMSELKILSHLGHHQNIVNLLGACTFGGPVLVITEYCSLGDLLNFLRQKAETFVSSVMNIPAIAENSNDYKNICNEKHFIRSDSGISSASSSSYLEMRPCQLPNNQPLLDSVCEETGEWPLDMDDLLRFSYQVAQGLDFLAAKNCIHRDVAARNVLLTNHRIAKICDFGLARDIMNDSNYVVKGNARLPVKWMAPESIFDCVYTVQSDVWSYGILLWEIFSLGKSPYPSVAVDSRFYKMVKRGYQMCQPDFAPPEIYTVMKMCWHLEPTERPNFSKISHMIQQLLGEQTEQGQ
- the LOC129190106 gene encoding macrophage colony-stimulating factor 1 receptor 1-like isoform X2 is translated as MFNSKVVSGPEVVVKSGTPLDLRCEGDGPVNWQPRLAKHRRYVSKGGGRVRTLKVEHPSAEFTGTYKCYYTGGPQHRNLTSSVHVYVKDPSRVFWTSSMTLRVVKKEGEVFLLPCLLTDPDATDLSLRMDNGTMVPHGMNFTVYRRRGILIHSLHPSFNADYVCTAKVNGVERTSRAFSINVIQKLRFPPYVFLEMDEYIRIAGEELKIRCTTHNPNFNYNVTWIYTTKSKPTIEERARSSGENRLDIQSIFTIPAVDLADTGNISCIGTNEAGMNSSTTYLLVVDKPYIRLLPQLAPKLAHRGLAIEVNEGEDLELTVVIEAYPQIVEHSWKTPTSSSMSTQENKLIRYNNRYHATLQVKRMNTQEQGQYTFYARSNLANASITFQVQMYQRPVAVVRWENVTTLTCTSFGYPAPRIIWYQCFGIRPTCNESNTGMQMATPLQAQTVEVQREEYGAVEVESVLTVGPSSQRMTVECVAFNLVGVGSDTFSMEVSDKLFTSTLTGSAGILSILLVLLVFLFYKYKQKPRYEIRWKIIEARDGNNYTFIDPTQLPYNDKWEFPRDKLKLGKILGAGAFGKVVEATAYGLGEEENVMRVAVKMLKASAHSDEREALMSELKILSHLGHHQNIVNLLGACTFGGPVLVITEYCSLGDLLNFLRQKAETFVSSVMNIPAIAENSNDYKNICNEKHFIRSDSGISSASSSSYLEMRPCQLPNNQPLLDSVCEETGEWPLDMDDLLRFSYQVAQGLDFLAAKNCIHRDVAARNVLLTNHRIAKICDFGLARDIMNDSNYVVKGNARLPVKWMAPESIFDCVYTVQSDVWSYGILLWEIFSLGKSPYPSVAVDSRFYKMVKRGYQMCQPDFAPPEIYTVMKMCWHLEPTERPNFSKISHMIQQLLGEQTEQGQLIYQNVQQGQVTEGEECDEPKCCDDPFDQSCDPAEEVEQPLMKTNNYQFC
- the LOC129190106 gene encoding macrophage colony-stimulating factor 1 receptor 1-like isoform X3, translating into MQSLLTLLLGFVVPVASVELRHPVIMFNSKVVSGPEVVVKSGTPLDLRCEGDGPVNWQPRLAKHRRYVSKGGGRVRTLKVEHPSAEFTGTYKCYYTGGPQHRNLTSSVHVYVKDPSRVFWTSSMTLRVVKKEGEVFLLPCLLTDPDATDLSLRMDNGTMVPHGMNFTVYRRRGILIHSLHPSFNADYVCTAKVNGVERTSRAFSINVIQKLRFPPYVFLEMDEYIRIAGEELKIRCTTHNPNFNYNVTWIYTTKSKPTIEERARSSGENRLDIQSIFTIPAVDLADTGNISCIGTNEAGMNSSTTYLLVVDKPYIRLLPQLAPKLAHRGLAIEVNEGEDLELTVVIEAYPQIVEHSWKTPTSSSMSTQENKLIRYNNRYHATLQVKRMNTQEQGQYTFYARSNLANASITFQVQMYQRPVAVVRWENVTTLTCTSFGYPAPRIIWYQCFGIRPTCNESNTGMQMATPLQAQTVEVQREEYGAVEVESVLTVGPSSQRMTVECVAFNLVGVGSDTFSMEVSDKLFTSTLTGSAGILSILLVLLVFLFYKYKQKPRYEIRWKIIEARDGNNYTFIDPTQLPYNDKWEFPRDKLKLGKILGAGAFGKVVEATAYGLGEEENVMRVAVKMLKASAHSDEREALMSELKILSHLGHHQNIVNLLGACTFGGPVLVITEYCSLGDLLNFLRQKAETFVSSVMNIPAIAENSNDYKNICNEKHFIRSDSGISSASSSSYLEMRPCQLPNNQPLLDSVCEETGEWPLDMDDLLRFSYQVAQGLDFLAAKNCIHRDVAARNVLLTNHRIAKICDFGLARDIMNDSNYVVKGNARLPVKWMAPESIFDCVYTVQSDVWSYGILLWEIFSLGKSPYPSVAVDSRFYKMVKRGYQMCQPDFAPPEIYTVMKMCWHLEPTERPNFSKISHMIQQLLGEQTEQGQVSALQHDHHHGATVFS